A single genomic interval of Vibrio gallicus harbors:
- a CDS encoding pilin, translated as MRKHTRGFTLIELMIVVAIIGILSAVSVPMYQDYIKKSELATGTATLRGLLTKAELYLLDTGSFPATLDEINTTSAAGGTLGTLSIQGSNQLQFAFDANNSALANSSVSFIRDSVTGWSCSVSGAVDVTRPKGC; from the coding sequence ATGCGTAAACATACCCGAGGATTTACCCTTATTGAGCTAATGATAGTTGTGGCTATTATTGGTATTTTATCTGCTGTTAGTGTCCCTATGTACCAAGACTACATAAAGAAATCAGAGCTTGCGACTGGTACCGCAACCCTGCGAGGATTACTAACTAAAGCCGAGTTATACCTGCTCGATACCGGTAGCTTTCCTGCAACTCTAGATGAAATTAATACCACCTCCGCCGCCGGTGGTACACTTGGTACCTTATCCATACAAGGCTCAAATCAGTTGCAGTTCGCATTTGATGCCAATAACAGTGCACTGGCAAACAGTAGTGTGTCTTTTATCAGAGACAGTGTTACAGGATGGAGCTGTAGTGTCAGTGGTGCGGTTGATGTTACCCGCCCCAAGGGTTGTTAA
- the nadC gene encoding carboxylating nicotinate-nucleotide diphosphorylase produces MKNTHNSDARLAYLKQQLPSEVTRTVSEALREDLGGVLDASKDITASLIAEDTQAQATIITRENGVFCGKLWADEVFKQLGSKVVIEWHVADGDTVIPNQTLCTLSGPARDLLTGERNAMNFIQTLSGCATTTAEYVQKIEGTGCRLLDTRKTIPGLRNALKYAVACGGGFNHRIGVFDAYLIKENHIMACGGIEQAIATAKQLNPGKPVEVETESLAELKQAIEAGADIIMLDNFTLDMMREAVKLNQGRAVLENSGNVTLETIRPMAQTGVDFISVGALTKHLQAMDLSMRFK; encoded by the coding sequence ATGAAAAATACTCACAACAGCGATGCTCGACTCGCCTATCTAAAACAACAGCTACCAAGTGAAGTCACTCGCACTGTTAGCGAAGCTTTGCGAGAAGATCTTGGAGGCGTTTTAGATGCATCAAAAGATATTACTGCTAGCCTAATCGCTGAAGATACCCAAGCCCAAGCAACCATCATTACTCGTGAGAATGGTGTGTTCTGTGGCAAGCTGTGGGCTGATGAAGTATTCAAGCAGCTCGGTAGTAAAGTGGTGATTGAATGGCATGTAGCAGACGGTGATACGGTGATACCAAATCAAACCTTATGTACGCTATCAGGCCCAGCTCGTGACCTGCTCACAGGTGAGCGCAACGCCATGAACTTTATCCAGACCCTTTCCGGATGTGCCACTACTACCGCGGAATATGTGCAAAAAATAGAAGGCACAGGCTGTCGTCTACTTGATACCCGTAAAACCATTCCTGGCTTACGTAATGCACTCAAATACGCTGTCGCTTGTGGTGGTGGCTTCAATCACCGCATCGGTGTATTTGATGCTTACCTCATCAAGGAAAACCATATCATGGCATGTGGCGGTATTGAACAAGCAATTGCTACTGCAAAGCAGCTCAATCCAGGCAAGCCGGTAGAGGTTGAAACTGAGAGCCTAGCCGAGCTAAAACAAGCTATTGAAGCGGGCGCTGATATTATCATGCTCGACAACTTTACCCTCGATATGATGCGTGAAGCGGTTAAGTTAAACCAAGGCCGAGCGGTACTAGAAAACTCAGGCAATGTTACCCTTGAGACTATCCGTCCAATGGCGCAAACCGGCGTAGACTTTATCTCAGTTGGTGCTCTAACTAAGCACCTACAGGCGATGGACCTGTCCATGCGCTTCAAATAA